A genomic stretch from Thermococcus sp. includes:
- a CDS encoding molybdopterin-binding protein codes for MLAEVLTIGDELLTGNTTDSNSTFIAKGLTERGYWVRRKTTVGDDVDEISAVIREILNRKPEVLVISGGLGPTHDDVTMLAVAKALDRKLTLCEECLEKIKGFYEHLYGEGYIDDPELNEARKKMAYLPEGAEALDNSEGAAPGAYIEQEGVRIFVLPGMPREMKTMFERGVLPRLGRRKFIQRKLLAEVTDESKLAPILNETLKHFNVRIHSSPKGFGKYIGIILFGESKEEIERAKAFMEDKGIRFEEGW; via the coding sequence ATGCTAGCTGAGGTTCTGACGATTGGGGATGAGCTTTTGACAGGAAACACAACGGACAGCAACTCCACGTTTATAGCAAAGGGGCTCACGGAGAGGGGGTATTGGGTGAGGAGAAAGACCACCGTTGGCGACGACGTTGATGAGATAAGTGCCGTTATACGCGAGATCCTCAACAGAAAACCGGAAGTCCTGGTCATAAGCGGCGGCCTCGGTCCGACCCACGACGACGTAACGATGCTGGCCGTTGCTAAGGCACTCGATAGAAAACTTACCCTCTGCGAAGAGTGTCTTGAGAAAATTAAAGGGTTCTACGAGCACCTGTACGGAGAGGGCTACATAGATGATCCCGAACTCAACGAAGCTCGCAAAAAGATGGCCTACCTACCGGAGGGAGCTGAAGCATTGGATAACAGTGAAGGAGCCGCTCCCGGGGCTTATATAGAGCAGGAGGGCGTTAGAATCTTTGTTCTACCTGGAATGCCCCGCGAGATGAAGACGATGTTTGAAAGGGGAGTTCTCCCGAGACTTGGCAGGAGAAAGTTCATCCAGAGAAAGCTTTTAGCGGAGGTAACTGACGAGAGCAAACTGGCACCGATTCTCAATGAAACCCTGAAACACTTCAACGTCAGAATTCACTCCTCACCAAAGGGATTCGGAAAGTACATCGGGATAATCCTCTTCGGCGAGAGCAAGGAAGAGATAGAACGCGCGAAGGCCTTCATGGAGGACAAAGGGATCCGCTTCGAAGAGGGCTGGTGA
- a CDS encoding translation initiation factor IF-2B subunit alpha (eIF-2BA; catalyzes the binding of GTP to IF2), with protein MLPQEVRSILEEMRSERIKGASWLAMKGAEAYIALADILEGEELENALKEMKTEVPAINRTIASLYNLSRFIPVTGNPEVVRAKAEEFLRLAEEAKSEIGNIGSELIDENEVVITHSFSSAVLEIFRVAKKKGKHFKVILTESAPDYEGIALAGKLEELGVPFEVITDAQLGLFAEKATLALVGADNITSDGAVINKAGTYPLALACHDNGIPFYAAAESFKLHPKLTSGDVEIVERPYARQGYRVRNFLFDVTPWRYVRGVITELGILVPPKEI; from the coding sequence ATGCTCCCACAGGAAGTTCGCTCTATACTTGAAGAGATGCGGTCCGAGAGGATAAAGGGTGCGAGCTGGCTGGCTATGAAGGGGGCGGAAGCTTACATCGCCCTCGCAGACATCCTTGAGGGAGAAGAGCTGGAGAACGCGTTGAAGGAGATGAAAACCGAGGTCCCGGCGATTAACAGAACCATAGCCTCACTCTACAACCTCTCCCGATTCATCCCCGTGACCGGAAATCCCGAAGTCGTGAGGGCCAAAGCGGAGGAATTTCTCCGCCTCGCAGAGGAGGCCAAGAGCGAGATTGGGAACATCGGAAGCGAACTTATCGATGAAAACGAGGTTGTTATCACGCACTCTTTCTCCTCGGCCGTTCTGGAGATTTTTAGGGTGGCAAAAAAGAAAGGAAAGCACTTTAAGGTAATCCTCACCGAGAGCGCGCCAGACTATGAGGGGATAGCTTTAGCTGGAAAGCTGGAGGAACTCGGGGTTCCCTTTGAAGTGATAACCGACGCCCAGCTCGGCCTCTTCGCGGAAAAGGCGACGCTCGCTCTAGTTGGAGCGGACAACATCACAAGCGACGGTGCAGTGATCAACAAAGCGGGCACGTATCCCCTTGCACTAGCGTGCCACGACAATGGCATTCCCTTCTACGCCGCGGCTGAGAGCTTCAAACTCCATCCAAAGCTTACCTCGGGGGATGTGGAGATCGTCGAGAGGCCCTACGCGAGGCAGGGCTATCGCGTCAGGAACTTCCTCTTTGACGTGACCCCGTGGCGTTACGTTCGGGGCGTGATAACGGAGCTTGGTATTCTGGTACCCCCAAAGGAGATATAA
- a CDS encoding cob(I)yrinic acid a,c-diamide adenosyltransferase — protein MSITTKTGDKGLTGLFTGERIAKYSPVMEANGTIDELDSFLGEAKHYVPEEMAETLEKIQVQLYGIMGELASKGKYVKVGEEEVKWMEGLITKYEEEFQMKAFVLPGSTIASAKLDICRTIARRAERKVAKLVLDYGFGKNALVYLNRLSDLLFIMARIIEKREGKIKEVK, from the coding sequence ATGTCCATTACAACCAAAACCGGAGATAAGGGTTTAACCGGCCTCTTTACCGGTGAGCGCATTGCCAAGTATTCCCCCGTAATGGAAGCCAACGGGACGATAGACGAGCTTGACAGCTTTCTCGGCGAGGCGAAGCACTACGTCCCCGAGGAGATGGCGGAGACACTGGAGAAGATCCAGGTTCAGCTCTACGGCATCATGGGTGAACTCGCCAGCAAGGGGAAGTACGTTAAAGTTGGTGAAGAAGAGGTTAAATGGATGGAGGGACTCATAACAAAGTACGAGGAAGAGTTCCAGATGAAGGCCTTTGTCCTGCCCGGTTCCACAATAGCGAGCGCCAAACTGGACATCTGTAGAACGATTGCCAGAAGGGCAGAGAGGAAGGTTGCCAAGCTCGTCCTCGATTACGGTTTCGGCAAAAATGCATTAGTTTACCTCAACAGACTGAGCGATCTGCTCTTCATAATGGCCAGGATCATTGAGAAGAGGGAAGGAAAAATCAAGGAAGTTAAGTGA
- a CDS encoding MFS transporter — MSLSRDFWLFAVGRFVSQVGWAVQDVALPLYVLDRTHSGGMMTAFILAEMIPAMLVMPFAGVIGDRYNRKHLMVSFDLARGVLLFGVLAFNFIGIYQLLIVQVIMATMGAFFGASTGAMFPDLVEPNELERANSITSSFNIFARLVGPALGGFIYAIGGIPIALLVNAVSFFGSGLFEILIRYEWKARELESLGQVVSDIKEGIAFLRSNRYLWTLMGFAIFMITFAEPFGAVLMPYAMREILRFSSYQFGLQESAFMVGALIGNALIAAKFGRKAGRYLFHALLFDGIMILIFTWLISPSSNLTTDTAFLLLAGVNVLWGAIEAFESVPINAKIQRAIPTEVRGRVMSAMMVLMHAAGPLGLLAVGPLLDRYPAWLVSVVLWVGMGAVVLYYWVKYRKILTGEEEIGAKEKG; from the coding sequence TTGAGCCTCAGCAGGGACTTCTGGCTCTTTGCCGTAGGGAGGTTCGTTTCGCAAGTGGGATGGGCGGTTCAGGACGTCGCGTTGCCACTCTACGTTCTTGACCGGACACATAGTGGCGGAATGATGACCGCCTTCATCCTTGCCGAGATGATACCGGCTATGCTCGTCATGCCTTTCGCGGGCGTAATCGGCGATCGCTATAACCGGAAACATCTCATGGTGAGCTTCGACCTTGCGCGCGGGGTTTTACTCTTCGGCGTTTTAGCCTTCAACTTCATCGGTATTTACCAGCTTCTTATTGTCCAGGTTATAATGGCCACGATGGGCGCCTTCTTCGGTGCGTCAACGGGTGCGATGTTTCCGGATCTGGTCGAGCCAAATGAGCTTGAGCGGGCCAATTCCATAACAAGTTCCTTTAACATCTTCGCTCGTCTTGTGGGGCCAGCTTTGGGGGGCTTTATCTATGCGATAGGCGGTATTCCCATTGCTCTCCTCGTGAACGCGGTGAGTTTCTTCGGTTCCGGCCTCTTTGAGATCCTCATAAGGTACGAGTGGAAGGCGAGAGAGCTTGAGAGCCTCGGTCAAGTCGTTTCCGACATAAAGGAGGGCATAGCATTCCTCCGCTCGAACCGCTACCTCTGGACGCTCATGGGCTTTGCAATATTCATGATAACCTTTGCCGAGCCATTTGGGGCCGTTCTAATGCCCTACGCGATGAGGGAGATACTGAGGTTCTCAAGTTACCAGTTCGGCCTCCAGGAGAGCGCTTTCATGGTTGGAGCTTTAATAGGGAACGCGCTCATAGCGGCGAAGTTCGGCAGAAAAGCCGGAAGGTATCTCTTCCACGCCCTGCTCTTCGACGGCATCATGATACTGATCTTCACGTGGCTCATAAGTCCCTCCTCGAACCTCACCACGGACACGGCGTTCCTTCTCCTCGCCGGGGTGAACGTCCTCTGGGGGGCGATTGAGGCCTTCGAAAGTGTGCCGATAAACGCCAAGATACAGCGCGCGATTCCAACGGAAGTCAGGGGGCGTGTCATGTCGGCGATGATGGTTTTGATGCACGCTGCCGGCCCCCTAGGCCTCCTAGCCGTCGGCCCGCTCCTCGACCGCTATCCCGCCTGGTTGGTCTCCGTTGTGCTGTGGGTAGGGATGGGGGCGGTGGTGCTCTACTACTGGGTTAAATATCGGAAAATCCTCACTGGAGAAGAGGAAATCGGGGCAAAAGAGAAGGGGTAA
- a CDS encoding MFS transporter, with protein sequence MLNGLKALGRNFWLYTVGRWISQAGWVIQDVAVPLYVLDKTGSGAVMSAFVMAELIPRLLINPIAGVIGDRYNRKRLMYGLDIARGILLFGVLAFSLLGIRELLAVQVLMSILGAFFSAGISGMFPDLVRKEQLAQANSILRSGGQVLRIVGPVLGGLIYALGGIKLAILINAMSFFGSGLFEMLIEYRWETRKISSPREVWEDMIEGFRFIRNSEGLLILVSLAVILNTLLNPIFAVILPYLTRSILGLSAVQFGSIETAATLGALAGNLLIAGKLKKRSEGVFFKAAFLQFSVMFLLVLAAYPAFRSIAYPILIVTFVLFGLFNTLVNVPLFTKLQKAVPNEVRSRFFSAFETAVMATTPVGMALIGPLLNVIPVYELVGILSTVSFVIAVFYYLGFGETIMRVGEKIGKVMT encoded by the coding sequence ATGCTCAACGGTCTAAAGGCCCTCGGACGGAACTTCTGGCTCTACACTGTGGGAAGGTGGATATCACAGGCTGGATGGGTGATTCAGGATGTGGCCGTTCCTCTTTATGTCCTCGACAAAACAGGCAGCGGAGCGGTGATGAGCGCATTCGTGATGGCCGAGCTAATCCCGAGGCTGCTAATCAATCCGATAGCCGGTGTCATAGGCGACCGCTACAACAGGAAGAGGCTCATGTACGGCCTCGATATAGCTCGAGGGATTCTGCTCTTCGGCGTTCTGGCCTTCAGCCTGCTCGGAATCCGGGAACTCCTCGCCGTTCAGGTTCTTATGAGCATCCTTGGAGCCTTCTTCTCGGCCGGGATAAGCGGCATGTTCCCCGACCTCGTGAGGAAAGAACAGCTCGCACAGGCAAACTCCATCCTGAGATCTGGAGGGCAGGTTCTCAGGATAGTCGGCCCGGTTCTCGGCGGGCTGATATATGCACTTGGAGGGATAAAGCTCGCCATCCTCATAAACGCGATGAGCTTCTTCGGTTCTGGCCTCTTTGAGATGCTGATAGAGTACCGCTGGGAAACGAGGAAAATTTCAAGCCCCAGAGAGGTCTGGGAGGACATGATTGAGGGCTTCAGGTTCATAAGAAATTCCGAGGGGCTGCTAATCCTCGTCAGCCTCGCGGTAATTCTTAACACCTTACTGAATCCAATCTTTGCCGTCATCCTGCCCTATCTGACAAGGAGCATTCTAGGTCTCTCAGCCGTCCAGTTCGGGAGTATAGAGACCGCTGCAACCCTTGGAGCCCTGGCCGGGAACCTTCTCATAGCAGGAAAGTTGAAGAAACGCTCCGAAGGGGTTTTCTTCAAGGCGGCTTTTCTCCAGTTCTCAGTGATGTTCCTCCTCGTCCTGGCGGCGTATCCAGCTTTCAGGAGCATAGCATACCCAATTCTTATAGTCACGTTCGTTCTCTTCGGTCTCTTCAACACTCTCGTGAACGTCCCGCTCTTCACGAAGCTCCAGAAGGCGGTTCCGAACGAGGTGCGTTCAAGGTTCTTCTCAGCATTTGAGACTGCCGTTATGGCGACGACTCCGGTTGGAATGGCCCTTATTGGCCCACTCCTCAACGTGATCCCTGTTTACGAGCTGGTTGGGATTCTCTCGACCGTTAGCTTTGTCATAGCGGTCTTCTATTACCTGGGCTTCGGCGAAACCATTATGAGGGTGGGTGAGAAGATAGGGAAGGTGATGACTTGA
- a CDS encoding DUF4097 family beta strand repeat-containing protein — MKFENVKEVKIKAVAGKVEIEGWDKEYVELEYRLHGDDVRVETDLKNGTLTVVEKPRRKFFNHLGKDSWAEILLKIPRNAVVDLNNVTGTVRGKDVRFKEVVTVNGGITLESCETEFLKSVNGGITAHLSIAGPLKASTVNGSLTVIIDELEDDVELSCVNGGITLRLTDFCDARILAKRVNGDVRFINIDPENPVIGTGDYEVRVSTVNGDVRVELL, encoded by the coding sequence ATGAAGTTTGAAAACGTGAAGGAAGTCAAGATAAAGGCCGTGGCAGGTAAGGTCGAGATTGAAGGGTGGGATAAGGAGTACGTCGAGCTGGAGTACAGGCTCCACGGGGACGATGTTAGGGTGGAAACGGATCTGAAGAACGGAACCCTTACAGTGGTGGAAAAACCGAGGAGGAAGTTCTTCAACCACCTTGGAAAGGACAGCTGGGCCGAGATATTGCTGAAGATACCAAGGAACGCAGTAGTTGACCTCAACAACGTTACTGGAACCGTCAGGGGAAAGGACGTGCGCTTCAAAGAGGTTGTCACGGTAAATGGAGGAATAACACTGGAAAGTTGTGAGACAGAATTCCTAAAATCAGTGAACGGAGGAATAACGGCCCACTTGTCGATCGCGGGCCCCCTAAAGGCATCCACAGTGAACGGGAGTCTTACGGTTATCATCGATGAGCTTGAGGACGACGTTGAGCTGAGCTGCGTTAACGGTGGCATTACTCTCCGCCTCACGGACTTCTGCGATGCAAGGATACTTGCGAAGAGGGTTAACGGGGATGTTAGGTTCATTAACATCGACCCCGAGAACCCCGTTATAGGAACCGGTGACTATGAGGTGAGGGTGAGTACGGTCAACGGAGACGTGAGGGTGGAACTGCTCTAA
- a CDS encoding helix-turn-helix transcriptional regulator gives MENNLKAQLEELKKRLEVLEENINPVDEVMLSIKARLRRKLEGGKLPELDEEKAAKTLKALANPDRIRILKMLSERPMGFKEIKEALRVESPTVSHHLKLLTKTGMVRKGDGYKISPNGRLFLRLLEIITALEEVEE, from the coding sequence ATGGAGAACAACCTGAAGGCCCAGCTCGAGGAGCTGAAGAAGAGGCTGGAGGTGCTAGAGGAGAATATCAATCCCGTGGACGAGGTCATGCTCTCCATAAAGGCCCGTCTGAGGAGAAAGCTTGAGGGCGGAAAGCTTCCGGAACTCGACGAGGAGAAAGCGGCTAAGACCCTCAAGGCCCTCGCAAACCCGGACAGGATAAGGATACTCAAGATGCTCTCGGAGAGGCCGATGGGCTTCAAGGAGATAAAGGAGGCCCTTAGGGTTGAGAGCCCTACCGTCTCGCACCATTTGAAGCTCCTCACGAAGACGGGGATGGTGAGAAAAGGGGACGGATACAAGATTTCACCCAACGGACGTTTGTTTCTGCGCTTGCTTGAGATAATCACTGCCCTTGAGGAGGTGGAAGAATGA
- a CDS encoding helix-turn-helix transcriptional regulator, giving the protein MIMEEDVERRIIKGLFTVPLKDIILVIVGLKGETHGYEILKELEKLAVGLWKPSHSNLYTILNKMVEDGLLEPREEYRGRVRRVKYSLTPKGIEYLKTSNDLALRVLYMAANYHEALKKKLETMGEERKMNRETIGEYLELLKKIRDILDGEIRAIETELLKKE; this is encoded by the coding sequence ATGATCATGGAGGAAGATGTTGAAAGGAGAATCATCAAAGGGCTCTTCACAGTTCCACTAAAGGATATAATACTCGTTATAGTTGGCCTGAAGGGTGAGACACACGGCTACGAGATACTGAAGGAGCTTGAGAAGCTCGCAGTTGGCCTCTGGAAGCCAAGCCACAGCAACCTTTATACTATACTAAACAAGATGGTTGAGGATGGTCTCCTAGAGCCAAGGGAAGAGTACCGTGGCAGGGTTCGAAGGGTAAAGTACAGCCTGACACCAAAGGGCATAGAATACCTCAAGACCTCGAATGATTTGGCCCTCCGCGTTCTCTACATGGCGGCAAACTACCACGAAGCCCTCAAGAAGAAGCTGGAAACCATGGGGGAAGAAAGGAAGATGAACAGGGAAACCATTGGGGAGTACCTTGAGCTTCTGAAGAAGATACGCGATATACTCGATGGGGAGATAAGGGCAATCGAGACGGAGCTTTTGAAGAAAGAATGA
- a CDS encoding MMPL family transporter: MAWNDWIVKHSKLIIALWVVTIILATPLAMKLSNVTNYSMSQFLPKHVESVEVQDNMTKYFPSFAQNNNMTYIIITNINVSSPEAKEAYERFKVEASPYGSNFTSYYDAIDMLHNESYEIALNLTKTTANLTGVLYNSAINASDAYGITLTQIENLSNQVKILNETVPELARVYLSLENNLTVLYNQSLALKMALNQTDTAYVELHQNLTKASEQLRSLNSTIAGLNVGLYNLSDSYAKTYLGTIGTYDALVQSGAYEMGLNNATAQGIAIQLGVPVEFVYVVYNATYPAYSIYGATAITDGFLANVTKGIILSRINEPMQKNLAEAYSVAFYHGVTTFDKEMGGNYTLTHLGKDAAKPVSEIANKSLENLPFVIEEAGGSFEVPGFGEVPAQTLAYITNVSVGLGRNPSPPNVENATIGVAKVLMKGSPLLEMPNAGRILRTLLVYGPTRGLETNLLASALRKKLSGELPDQIAKTVVGFDPNATGVLTRKPETLKAATVSLLTKILKEKGVELPGSVIGEVYDSNGNVTAIAKELLIQKTSERVGSEKAAEIIVNEVLKNPWELVKGTGVKEAVKEIITSLAGNAPVDIGKVVDELYAGESTKEIAYGLFEKGVNEKLANVTAPEDVKKTLKGIMLAVAGNYPMSDSQIQALVKERTAGLVGKLVGKINLGVPLHVNTTQLVEVAFRFRDDPGKITREDVKPVEEQVYPSVYGLAKDYISMLKSPNNTTMLVSMVPKDTSVTNAKEQSRIPYENTLKAKEVLLKEMRKHFPKAEAYISGTPVQTYEMIHYGKEDDSRTTKFSFIGALIVLFIILGAALLATLLPFTGVATATLTALGILYMLAKGDVINVGSWAQTITVTTALGLGIDYSTYYLHRFKEYLAEGYDHNRAASEALKRTKDAILASASVDAVAFASFMLAWEFPIFKEMGMIAPIAVLVVFAASLTLIPAITALIGDKSAFWWPRHIGHVKESDVHKESRIARWSVKHAKAVLLIFLLLLAPAVYTFTNFNGTHDIKLFLPKDSETYHFLEISQSKLGADVMGATYVLIKFNHNVTNSDLSTINGVVRNIEKIDGVKHVYTVTQPYGKPVNTNLSQLKAIGGGRYLSSTGNMILIEVVSRYQSTTPQAHRIVRSIRTLLKNYEASGKIAKGMVGGGAALDLDLSNLINNIFWHRILPVALVLMFLLLIPALKGIPAVISTMATVGTGVLLSIAISTWLFQKLFGQEIMWFLPLMVFIVLMGVGIDYNSFYLVKARDEFERRSPKDALVVAAGTIDLVVIGLATVLGTTYGALMTSSTWGTREIGFALAAGVLITATLAVYFLGPAMMGLFGEKAWWPLHRTKKKE, translated from the coding sequence ATGGCGTGGAATGACTGGATTGTAAAGCACTCGAAGCTCATCATCGCCCTCTGGGTTGTTACCATAATTCTCGCCACACCGCTGGCGATGAAGCTTAGCAACGTCACCAATTACAGTATGAGCCAGTTCCTTCCAAAGCACGTTGAGTCGGTCGAAGTTCAGGATAATATGACGAAGTACTTTCCCAGCTTTGCTCAGAACAATAATATGACTTACATAATCATTACCAACATCAATGTAAGCAGTCCTGAGGCAAAGGAAGCATACGAACGGTTTAAGGTCGAAGCGAGCCCCTACGGGAGCAACTTCACCTCTTACTATGATGCCATTGATATGCTCCACAATGAGTCTTACGAGATTGCCCTCAACCTCACGAAAACCACGGCCAACCTGACAGGGGTGCTTTACAACTCTGCGATAAACGCGAGCGATGCCTATGGGATAACGCTCACTCAGATCGAGAACCTCAGCAACCAGGTTAAAATCCTGAACGAGACCGTCCCCGAACTTGCCAGGGTATACCTTTCGCTCGAGAATAACCTAACTGTGCTCTACAACCAAAGTCTTGCCCTTAAAATGGCCCTCAATCAGACCGATACAGCATACGTGGAACTCCATCAGAACCTGACCAAGGCAAGCGAGCAGTTGAGGAGTTTGAACTCCACGATAGCGGGACTGAACGTCGGTCTCTACAACCTGAGCGACAGCTATGCCAAAACGTACCTTGGCACGATTGGAACCTACGACGCACTCGTTCAATCCGGAGCCTATGAGATGGGACTCAACAACGCAACGGCTCAGGGAATTGCCATCCAGCTGGGCGTTCCGGTCGAGTTTGTCTATGTGGTTTACAATGCGACGTATCCTGCCTACTCGATCTATGGGGCAACTGCCATAACCGACGGCTTCCTGGCCAACGTCACGAAGGGGATAATCCTCAGTCGCATAAACGAACCAATGCAGAAGAACCTGGCCGAAGCGTACTCAGTTGCCTTTTATCATGGTGTCACAACCTTTGATAAAGAGATGGGGGGCAACTACACCCTTACCCATCTCGGGAAGGACGCAGCTAAACCCGTCAGCGAGATAGCGAATAAGTCCCTTGAGAACCTCCCGTTCGTCATTGAAGAAGCTGGAGGAAGCTTTGAGGTTCCAGGATTCGGGGAGGTTCCAGCACAAACTCTAGCATACATTACCAACGTTTCCGTAGGTCTGGGAAGAAACCCATCGCCTCCTAATGTGGAGAACGCGACTATTGGAGTGGCCAAAGTCCTGATGAAGGGCAGTCCCCTCTTGGAGATGCCGAACGCCGGGAGGATACTCAGAACACTTCTCGTTTATGGCCCTACACGGGGGCTTGAAACCAACCTGCTCGCCAGTGCACTCAGGAAGAAGCTCTCAGGGGAGCTACCTGACCAGATAGCCAAAACCGTCGTTGGTTTTGATCCAAACGCCACGGGCGTTCTAACGAGAAAGCCAGAGACTCTGAAAGCGGCCACGGTTTCACTTCTCACCAAGATACTCAAAGAGAAGGGTGTTGAGCTTCCGGGGAGTGTTATAGGTGAGGTCTACGACTCCAACGGAAACGTCACAGCGATAGCGAAGGAACTCCTGATTCAGAAGACTTCCGAGAGAGTGGGAAGCGAGAAGGCGGCCGAGATCATAGTCAACGAGGTCCTCAAGAACCCATGGGAGCTGGTCAAGGGAACCGGAGTAAAGGAAGCCGTCAAAGAGATAATAACAAGCCTCGCCGGAAACGCACCGGTAGACATTGGGAAGGTTGTGGACGAGCTTTATGCCGGTGAAAGCACCAAGGAAATAGCATACGGCCTGTTCGAGAAAGGTGTCAACGAGAAACTTGCCAACGTTACCGCCCCAGAAGACGTCAAGAAGACCCTGAAGGGAATAATGCTGGCCGTCGCCGGGAACTATCCTATGAGCGACTCTCAGATTCAGGCTCTAGTTAAGGAGAGAACCGCGGGACTGGTTGGAAAACTCGTTGGGAAGATCAACCTCGGCGTCCCGCTCCACGTGAACACAACCCAGCTCGTTGAGGTAGCCTTCAGGTTTAGGGATGACCCGGGGAAAATAACGAGGGAAGATGTTAAACCTGTAGAGGAGCAGGTTTACCCGTCCGTTTATGGCCTTGCGAAGGACTATATAAGCATGCTCAAGAGTCCCAACAACACCACAATGCTGGTATCGATGGTTCCAAAGGACACCAGCGTAACAAACGCCAAGGAGCAGAGCAGGATTCCCTACGAAAACACACTCAAGGCTAAAGAGGTTCTATTGAAGGAGATGAGGAAGCACTTCCCGAAGGCCGAAGCATACATCAGTGGAACGCCGGTTCAGACCTATGAAATGATACACTACGGCAAGGAAGACGACAGCAGGACCACAAAGTTCAGCTTCATAGGGGCCTTGATAGTGCTCTTTATAATCCTTGGGGCAGCGCTTCTAGCGACGCTCCTACCCTTCACAGGTGTTGCTACCGCAACGCTCACCGCTCTGGGGATCCTCTACATGCTCGCGAAGGGCGACGTGATAAACGTTGGAAGCTGGGCGCAGACGATCACCGTGACGACCGCACTCGGTCTCGGTATAGACTACTCAACTTATTACCTTCACCGCTTCAAGGAGTATCTTGCAGAGGGCTACGATCACAACAGGGCCGCGAGTGAGGCATTGAAAAGAACAAAGGACGCCATACTCGCAAGTGCCTCCGTTGATGCGGTGGCCTTTGCAAGCTTCATGCTCGCCTGGGAGTTCCCAATATTCAAAGAGATGGGTATGATAGCACCCATAGCGGTGTTGGTCGTCTTCGCCGCCAGTCTGACCCTCATACCGGCTATAACCGCCCTCATCGGAGACAAATCAGCCTTCTGGTGGCCGAGACACATAGGGCACGTTAAAGAGAGCGACGTCCACAAGGAAAGCAGAATCGCTAGATGGTCGGTCAAACACGCCAAGGCAGTGTTACTCATATTCCTCCTCCTGCTTGCTCCGGCAGTTTACACTTTTACCAACTTCAACGGGACACACGACATCAAGCTGTTCCTGCCAAAGGACAGTGAAACCTACCACTTCCTTGAAATAAGTCAGAGCAAGCTCGGGGCCGACGTGATGGGTGCCACCTACGTCCTGATTAAGTTTAACCATAACGTCACCAATAGCGACCTTTCAACAATCAACGGAGTAGTGAGGAACATCGAGAAGATAGACGGCGTTAAGCACGTCTACACCGTGACCCAGCCTTATGGAAAGCCCGTAAACACTAACCTGAGCCAGCTCAAGGCCATAGGTGGTGGTAGATACCTCTCGAGCACGGGCAATATGATCCTCATCGAGGTAGTCAGCAGGTACCAGTCAACGACCCCCCAAGCCCACAGGATAGTTAGGAGCATTAGGACCCTATTGAAGAACTACGAAGCCAGCGGAAAGATAGCAAAGGGCATGGTGGGCGGCGGTGCAGCTTTAGACCTCGACCTCAGCAACTTGATCAACAATATATTCTGGCACAGAATCCTGCCAGTAGCGCTAGTGCTGATGTTCCTACTGCTTATACCAGCGCTCAAGGGCATTCCCGCTGTTATTTCGACGATGGCAACAGTCGGCACTGGGGTGCTCCTCAGCATAGCAATATCAACATGGCTCTTCCAGAAGCTCTTTGGACAGGAGATCATGTGGTTCCTGCCGCTGATGGTGTTCATCGTGCTCATGGGAGTGGGCATAGATTACAACAGCTTCTACCTCGTCAAAGCGAGGGACGAGTTTGAGCGCCGCTCCCCCAAAGACGCCCTCGTAGTTGCGGCAGGAACGATAGATCTCGTTGTCATCGGCCTAGCAACGGTGTTAGGAACCACGTACGGTGCATTGATGACCAGTTCGACGTGGGGGACGAGGGAAATAGGCTTTGCACTTGCCGCAGGAGTGCTGATAACGGCAACCCTCGCCGTTTATTTCCTCGGCCCGGCGATGATGGGTCTCTTCGGCGAGAAGGCCTGGTGGCCATTGCACAGGACCAAGAAGAAGGAATGA